A DNA window from Eikenella exigua contains the following coding sequences:
- the rpe gene encoding ribulose-phosphate 3-epimerase: MTHYRIAPSILSADFARLGEEVQRVIAAGADWIHFDVMDNHYVPNLTFGPMVCAALKPYATVPLDVHLMVEPVDEMIQAFAKAGADIITFHPEASRHIDRSLSLIRDSGCRAGLVLNPATPVYVLEHVLDKLDVVLLMSVNPGFGGQKFIPHTLEKIEQVRSLTDLYAAESGRRILIEVDGGIKADNIAKVAAAGADTFVAGSAIFNQPDYAAVIAEMRRQLEKAGS; encoded by the coding sequence ATGACCCACTACCGTATCGCTCCGAGCATTTTATCTGCTGATTTCGCCCGTTTGGGCGAAGAAGTGCAGCGCGTGATTGCCGCCGGGGCCGACTGGATCCATTTTGATGTGATGGACAACCACTACGTGCCCAACCTCACTTTCGGGCCGATGGTGTGCGCCGCGCTCAAGCCTTATGCCACCGTGCCGCTGGATGTGCATTTGATGGTGGAGCCGGTGGACGAAATGATTCAGGCTTTTGCCAAGGCCGGTGCCGACATCATCACCTTCCACCCCGAAGCCAGCCGCCATATCGACCGCAGCCTGAGCCTGATCCGCGACAGCGGCTGCCGCGCCGGGCTGGTGCTCAACCCCGCCACGCCGGTGTATGTATTGGAGCATGTGTTAGACAAACTCGATGTGGTGCTGCTGATGTCGGTGAATCCCGGCTTTGGCGGGCAGAAATTTATTCCGCACACGCTGGAGAAAATCGAACAGGTGCGCTCGCTCACCGACCTCTACGCCGCCGAAAGCGGCCGCCGCATCTTGATTGAGGTGGACGGCGGCATCAAGGCCGACAACATTGCCAAAGTTGCCGCCGCCGGTGCCGATACCTTCGTGGCCGGCTCTGCCATTTTCAATCAGCCCGACTACGCAGCGGTGATTGCCGAAATGCGGCGGCAGTTGGAAAAGGCCGGCAGTTGA
- a CDS encoding proline--tRNA ligase, translating to MKASQFFISTLKEAPAEAALASHKLMLRAGLIKANASGLYTWMPMGLRVLRKVEAVVREEMNRAGAIELLMPVIQPADLWKESGRWDFYGDELLRITDRHDNTFCFSPTCEELITDIVRKEITSYKQLPKNFYHIQTKFRDERRPRFGVMRAREFVMKDAYSFHTDYESLVRDGYQPMYHAYCRVFDRLGLDYRPVAADTGSIGGTGSHEFQVLAESGEDVIAYSSESDFAANIELAPTLRQSGERAPAQAALAKVHTPGVKTIPELVEFLQIPIERTLKSIVVEGAEEGELVLLLLRGDHEFNDIKAEKLPGVKSPLAMATPEAIKEKFGANGGSLGPVGFKGKVYADFAVEKLADTVIGANEDDHHYTGFNFGRDCPEPEFADIRNVIAGDPSPDGKGYLKLARGIEVGHVFQLRDKYSAALNASFLDNNGKSQIMEMGCYGIGITRIVAAAIEQNNDERGIIWTNAMAPFQAVIVPMNYKKSEAVREAADKIYAELTAAGVDVLLDDRDDRAGVLLADSELLGIPHRIAIGDRGLKEGKVEYTERRSGETELVAVGEIAAKLKGLLA from the coding sequence ATGAAAGCCTCCCAGTTCTTTATTTCCACCCTCAAAGAAGCCCCCGCTGAAGCTGCGCTGGCCAGCCATAAACTCATGCTGCGCGCCGGGCTGATTAAGGCCAACGCCTCCGGCCTCTACACTTGGATGCCTATGGGCTTGCGCGTGTTGCGCAAAGTGGAGGCCGTGGTGCGCGAAGAGATGAACCGCGCCGGCGCCATCGAGCTTTTGATGCCCGTCATCCAACCCGCCGACTTGTGGAAAGAATCTGGCCGTTGGGATTTCTACGGCGACGAGCTGCTGCGCATCACCGACCGCCACGACAATACTTTCTGTTTCAGCCCCACCTGCGAAGAGCTGATTACCGATATCGTGCGCAAAGAAATCACCAGCTACAAACAGCTGCCGAAAAATTTCTACCACATTCAAACCAAATTCCGCGACGAACGCCGCCCCCGCTTCGGCGTGATGCGCGCGCGCGAGTTTGTGATGAAAGATGCCTATTCCTTCCACACCGACTACGAATCCCTGGTGCGCGACGGCTACCAGCCCATGTATCACGCCTACTGCCGCGTGTTCGACCGCCTAGGCCTCGACTACCGCCCGGTGGCCGCCGACACCGGCAGCATCGGCGGCACCGGCTCGCATGAATTCCAAGTGTTGGCCGAAAGCGGCGAAGATGTCATCGCCTACAGTAGCGAATCCGATTTCGCCGCCAATATCGAGCTCGCCCCCACCCTGCGTCAAAGCGGCGAACGCGCCCCTGCGCAAGCCGCGCTTGCCAAAGTGCATACCCCGGGCGTGAAAACCATTCCCGAGTTGGTAGAATTTTTGCAGATTCCGATTGAACGCACGCTCAAATCCATCGTGGTGGAAGGCGCAGAAGAGGGTGAACTCGTGTTGCTGCTGTTGCGCGGCGACCACGAATTCAACGACATCAAAGCCGAAAAACTGCCCGGCGTGAAAAGCCCGCTGGCCATGGCTACTCCCGAAGCCATTAAAGAAAAATTCGGCGCAAACGGCGGCTCGCTCGGCCCGGTGGGCTTCAAGGGCAAAGTGTATGCCGACTTCGCCGTAGAAAAACTGGCCGACACCGTGATCGGCGCCAATGAAGACGACCACCACTACACCGGCTTCAACTTCGGCCGCGACTGCCCCGAGCCCGAATTTGCTGACATCCGCAACGTAATCGCTGGCGACCCCAGCCCCGACGGCAAAGGCTACCTGAAACTCGCACGCGGCATTGAAGTGGGCCATGTATTCCAACTGCGCGACAAATATTCCGCCGCCCTGAACGCCTCGTTCTTAGACAACAACGGCAAATCGCAAATCATGGAAATGGGCTGCTACGGCATCGGTATTACCCGCATCGTGGCCGCCGCTATCGAGCAGAACAACGACGAGCGCGGCATCATCTGGACCAACGCCATGGCGCCGTTCCAAGCCGTGATCGTGCCGATGAACTACAAAAAATCCGAAGCCGTGCGCGAGGCCGCCGATAAAATCTACGCCGAACTCACCGCCGCCGGAGTGGACGTGCTGCTCGACGACCGCGACGACCGCGCCGGCGTACTGCTGGCCGACAGCGAATTGTTGGGCATCCCGCACCGCATCGCCATCGGCGACCGCGGCCTGAAAGAAGGCAAAGTGGAATACACCGAACGGCGCAGCGGCGAAACCGAATTGGTAGCGGTGGGCGAAATTGCCGCTAAGCTGAAAGGTTTGTTGGCTTAA
- a CDS encoding carboxymuconolactone decarboxylase family protein — protein MARLPVHTVETAPEAAKPRVEAALKANGFIPNLIGVLANAPEALAFYQEVGKLNAANSLTPGEVEVVQIIAAKTNECGFCVAGHTKIATLKKLLSEKAIQASRHLNPAEFDDAKLAALAAFTQAVMAKKGAVSDAELQAFLDAGYNKQQSVEVVMGVALATLCNYTNNLAQTDINPELRDYA, from the coding sequence ATGGCACGTCTTCCCGTCCACACCGTAGAAACCGCCCCCGAAGCCGCCAAACCGCGCGTGGAAGCCGCGCTCAAGGCCAACGGCTTTATCCCCAACCTCATCGGCGTGTTGGCCAATGCGCCCGAAGCCCTGGCGTTTTATCAGGAAGTGGGCAAGCTCAACGCCGCCAACAGCCTCACCCCCGGTGAGGTGGAAGTGGTGCAGATTATTGCCGCCAAAACCAACGAGTGCGGCTTCTGCGTGGCCGGCCACACCAAAATCGCCACGTTGAAAAAACTGCTCTCCGAAAAAGCCATCCAAGCCTCGCGCCATCTGAACCCCGCCGAATTCGACGACGCCAAATTGGCCGCCCTGGCCGCCTTCACCCAAGCCGTGATGGCGAAAAAAGGCGCGGTGTCCGATGCCGAGCTGCAAGCCTTTCTAGACGCGGGCTACAACAAACAGCAATCGGTGGAAGTGGTGATGGGCGTGGCGCTGGCCACCCTGTGCAACTACACCAACAATCTGGCACAAACCGACATCAACCCCGAATTGCGCGATTACGCTTAA
- a CDS encoding dihydroorotate oxidase — MPSTQTQIAGFSFDNCLMNAAGVACMSIAELEEVKNSAAGSFVTKTATLEPRAGNPEPRYRNVPLGSINSMGLPNHGIDYYLDYLLDLQNREPNRTFFLSLVGMSPSETHSLLRKVEESGFSGLTELNLSCPNVPGKPQIAYDFETTEKILGDAFAYFSKPLGIKLPPYFDIVHFDQAAAIFNKFPLKFVNCVNSIGNGLYVEDETVIIRPKNGFGGIGGEYIKPTALANVHAFYQRLNPSIQIIGTGGVLTGRDAFEHILCGASMVQVGTTLHKEGVPAFTRITKELKAIMAEKGYETLDDFRGKLKYLD; from the coding sequence ATGCCCAGCACCCAAACCCAGATTGCCGGTTTCTCGTTTGACAACTGCCTCATGAACGCCGCCGGTGTGGCCTGCATGAGCATTGCCGAATTGGAAGAAGTGAAAAACTCCGCCGCCGGCAGCTTCGTGACCAAAACCGCTACCCTCGAGCCGCGCGCCGGCAACCCCGAGCCGCGCTACCGCAACGTGCCGCTGGGCAGCATCAACTCCATGGGCCTGCCCAACCACGGCATCGATTACTACCTCGACTACCTGCTCGACCTGCAAAACCGCGAGCCGAACCGCACCTTCTTCCTCTCCCTGGTGGGCATGTCGCCCAGCGAAACCCACTCCCTCCTGCGCAAAGTGGAGGAGAGCGGCTTTAGTGGCCTCACCGAGCTCAACCTTTCCTGCCCCAACGTGCCGGGCAAGCCGCAGATTGCCTACGATTTTGAAACCACGGAAAAAATCCTCGGCGATGCCTTTGCCTATTTCAGCAAACCGCTGGGCATCAAGCTGCCGCCCTATTTCGATATCGTCCACTTCGACCAAGCCGCCGCCATCTTCAACAAATTCCCGCTCAAATTTGTGAACTGCGTCAATTCCATCGGCAACGGCCTGTATGTGGAAGACGAAACCGTGATCATCCGCCCCAAAAACGGCTTCGGCGGCATCGGTGGCGAATACATCAAACCCACGGCGCTGGCCAATGTGCACGCTTTCTACCAGCGGCTCAACCCCTCCATTCAAATCATCGGCACCGGCGGCGTGCTCACCGGCCGCGATGCTTTTGAACACATCCTGTGCGGCGCCAGTATGGTGCAAGTGGGCACCACCCTGCATAAAGAAGGCGTGCCCGCCTTCACCCGCATCACTAAAGAGCTGAAAGCCATCATGGCTGAAAAAGGCTATGAAACGCTGGACGATTTCCGCGGCAAATTGAAATATTTGGACTAA
- a CDS encoding DUF6796 family protein: protein MGTTNTALRRVIMHEKQIKLIAYASIIALWLVWLADLAIDIRTMFDDGFWQNMACLPPWRVEVATFALFLFPFVSGGVYVLNRGLRQPWLCLMLVFLFGTVCIYMHSSYFYFARAAAYHATLSGAEREAVGALLAEYQSFKNIFGAVFLIGVLVVSVWLFAVVAAGKTVFPRAFALLSSLTGVLLGRMLRVVYPSAAGTLYPVLIPSFWMALLFTVYLLYLLRYGQTNK, encoded by the coding sequence ATGGGCACTACCAACACTGCTTTAAGGAGAGTAATCATGCACGAGAAACAGATAAAACTCATCGCTTATGCCTCCATTATCGCGCTTTGGCTGGTGTGGCTGGCGGATCTGGCCATCGACATCCGCACCATGTTCGATGACGGTTTCTGGCAGAATATGGCGTGTCTCCCGCCGTGGCGTGTGGAAGTGGCTACATTTGCCCTGTTCCTTTTTCCGTTTGTATCGGGTGGCGTGTATGTGCTCAATAGGGGTTTGCGGCAGCCCTGGTTATGCCTGATGCTGGTGTTTCTGTTTGGTACGGTGTGCATTTATATGCACAGCAGCTATTTTTATTTCGCCCGCGCTGCTGCGTACCATGCCACGCTGTCGGGCGCGGAACGTGAGGCGGTGGGTGCTTTGCTGGCGGAATACCAGTCGTTTAAAAATATTTTCGGCGCGGTATTTCTGATTGGCGTGCTGGTGGTCAGCGTGTGGCTGTTTGCCGTGGTGGCGGCTGGGAAAACCGTGTTTCCGCGCGCCTTCGCCCTGCTCAGCTCGCTGACGGGTGTGCTGTTGGGCAGAATGCTCAGAGTTGTTTATCCGTCTGCCGCCGGAACGCTGTATCCCGTGCTCATCCCGTCTTTCTGGATGGCTTTGCTGTTTACCGTTTATCTGCTGTATTTGCTGCGATACGGGCAAACGAACAAATAA
- the gloB gene encoding hydroxyacylglutathione hydrolase, whose product MLKITPISALADNYIWLLQQDNEAVCIDPGDAAPVAGYLKAHGLALRQIWITHHHADHTAGLPELIRQFPDCRVYANRDIPHATHTVGEGSRWPLWQSRVEVWHTPGHTQTHLSYLLQAVGQAHLFCGDTLFSAGCGRVFDGTPAQLFASLQRINRLPENTLLYPAHEYTAANLRFAAHIEPHNPEIAHSLAAAVHTPTLPVSLAHERQINPFLRTADFQVASRTAELSNQSLHSEEQVFTALRELKTHF is encoded by the coding sequence ATGCTCAAAATCACGCCCATTTCCGCTCTTGCCGATAACTACATCTGGCTGCTCCAACAAGACAACGAAGCCGTCTGCATCGACCCCGGCGACGCCGCTCCCGTAGCAGGCTACCTGAAAGCCCACGGCCTGGCGCTGCGCCAAATCTGGATTACCCACCACCACGCCGACCACACCGCCGGCCTGCCCGAGCTCATCCGCCAGTTCCCCGACTGCCGCGTTTATGCCAACCGCGACATCCCACACGCCACCCACACCGTAGGCGAAGGCAGCCGCTGGCCGCTCTGGCAAAGCCGAGTGGAAGTTTGGCACACCCCCGGCCACACCCAAACCCACCTCAGCTACCTGCTGCAAGCAGTCGGGCAAGCCCATCTCTTCTGCGGCGACACCCTCTTTTCCGCCGGCTGCGGCCGCGTCTTCGACGGCACCCCCGCCCAACTCTTCGCCTCCCTGCAACGCATCAACAGGCTACCTGAAAACACCCTGCTCTACCCCGCCCACGAATACACCGCCGCCAACCTGCGTTTCGCCGCACACATCGAGCCGCACAACCCCGAAATCGCCCACAGCCTGGCCGCCGCCGTGCACACGCCCACCCTGCCCGTATCCCTCGCCCACGAGCGGCAAATCAACCCCTTCCTGCGCACCGCCGATTTTCAGGTAGCCTCCCGCACCGCCGAACTCAGCAACCAAAGCCTGCACAGCGAAGAGCAAGTCTTCACCGCCCTGCGCGAATTGAAAACCCATTTTTAA
- a CDS encoding phosphatase PAP2 family protein, which produces MTAVDYVVNLVLSGILIVGAYQFYFFTQRHPLRPAQVLNSPLDEKIPFVAWWSWVYSFLYYPAILYLNWLMADSRQFVMTAFSFLILLFVQMVFFWLWPVSTPPHWRSVNTGKTASEKFLLFVQKFDQSTNCFPSMHVSVAMLTAMYAYPSMGAVAFAFPVLIALSCMFTKQHYLMDLPAGAFLGWLVFKLYGWLMLG; this is translated from the coding sequence ATGACCGCTGTGGATTATGTAGTGAATTTGGTGTTGAGTGGGATTTTGATTGTGGGGGCGTATCAGTTTTATTTTTTCACCCAGCGCCACCCGCTGCGACCGGCACAGGTGCTGAATTCGCCACTGGATGAGAAGATTCCGTTTGTGGCTTGGTGGTCGTGGGTGTATAGCTTTTTGTATTATCCGGCAATTTTGTATTTAAACTGGCTGATGGCGGATTCGCGCCAGTTTGTGATGACGGCGTTTAGCTTTTTGATTTTGCTGTTTGTACAAATGGTGTTTTTCTGGCTGTGGCCGGTGTCCACGCCGCCGCACTGGCGCAGTGTGAACACGGGCAAAACGGCTTCGGAGAAGTTTTTGCTGTTTGTGCAGAAGTTCGACCAATCCACCAACTGCTTCCCGAGCATGCACGTTTCGGTGGCGATGCTTACGGCCATGTATGCCTACCCGAGCATGGGCGCGGTGGCGTTTGCCTTTCCGGTGTTGATCGCGCTTTCTTGTATGTTTACCAAGCAGCACTATCTGATGGATTTGCCCGCCGGTGCGTTTTTAGGCTGGCTGGTGTTTAAGCTGTATGGCTGGCTGATGTTGGGATAA
- a CDS encoding FG-GAP repeat domain-containing protein, which yields MPDLPRFAKTADSGYLKNIHLYQASRLILLLQYTPTLSSPLEIAMKPSLLLLLAILPLTAHARSLTVDANKLPPGWQAEVQSDSCDRDGMICMGPAQVTLRHGSFSQSFRSEQLSFHNNGLWPSDVQMGDYNFDGKLDLAIRNGNGGYYSSPSYDIYVQTQSGRFVKSRELTELASDYMGMFRVDAARHTLTTAARDGCCFHAEETWQIIPGRAPRKIAVTTWDSRQANGAYIEITTKRLVNGRWRQSVRRER from the coding sequence ATGCCCGATTTGCCCCGTTTTGCCAAAACCGCCGATTCAGGCTACCTGAAAAATATCCACCTATATCAAGCCAGCCGCCTGATTTTGCTGCTACAATACACCCCAACCCTTTCCTCACCCTTGGAGATCGCCATGAAACCCTCCCTACTGCTCCTGCTCGCCATTCTGCCCCTCACCGCCCACGCCCGCAGTCTAACGGTAGATGCGAATAAACTGCCTCCCGGCTGGCAGGCCGAAGTGCAAAGCGACAGCTGCGACAGAGATGGCATGATTTGCATGGGCCCAGCCCAAGTTACCCTGCGCCACGGCAGCTTCTCGCAAAGCTTCCGCAGCGAACAACTCTCTTTCCACAACAATGGATTGTGGCCAAGTGATGTGCAAATGGGTGACTACAACTTCGACGGCAAACTCGACCTGGCCATCCGCAACGGCAATGGTGGCTACTACAGCAGCCCCAGCTACGATATCTACGTGCAGACCCAATCCGGTCGCTTCGTTAAAAGCCGCGAGCTCACCGAGCTCGCCTCCGACTACATGGGTATGTTCCGCGTGGATGCCGCCCGCCACACCCTGACCACCGCTGCCCGCGACGGCTGCTGCTTCCACGCCGAAGAAACCTGGCAGATTATCCCTGGTCGCGCTCCGCGTAAAATCGCCGTCACCACATGGGATAGCCGACAAGCCAACGGCGCTTACATCGAAATCACCACCAAACGGCTCGTGAACGGCCGCTGGCGGCAAAGCGTACGCCGCGAGCGCTGA
- a CDS encoding multifunctional CCA addition/repair protein produces MEIYLVGGAVRDALFGREVKDRDWVVVGADALAMLAAGYQPVGKDFPVFLHPETHEEYALARTERKTGRGYAGFTFHAEPDVTLEQDLQRRDLTINAMAQDAAGQIIDPFGGQADLAAGILRHVSPAFAEDPVRILRTARFAACYGFQVAPETLRLMVDMVQNGEADALVAERVWQEFARGLMEARPVRMIDVLRQCGALAVLLPEVEALFGVPQRADYHPEIDCGIHTLLTLQSAADAGLSLPERYAALLHDLGKAATAPEILPAHHGHEEAGVPLVQAVNQRWKVPKACADLAVQVCRWHGQLHKAAELRPQTAAKILQQTDAYRRPERFAAMLNVCRADAQGRLGFEHAAYPQREHWLALLAAAQQTDTAAIAAAHTEQPQRIAEAIATDRLARIKPLQEAYRREQERAT; encoded by the coding sequence ATGGAGATTTATCTGGTGGGCGGTGCGGTGCGCGATGCCTTGTTTGGGCGGGAAGTGAAAGACCGCGATTGGGTGGTGGTGGGCGCCGATGCGCTGGCCATGCTCGCGGCGGGCTATCAGCCGGTGGGCAAGGATTTTCCGGTGTTCCTGCACCCCGAAACGCATGAGGAATACGCCCTGGCGCGTACCGAGCGCAAAACCGGGCGCGGCTATGCCGGCTTCACCTTCCATGCCGAGCCGGACGTTACCCTGGAGCAAGACCTGCAACGGCGCGACCTCACCATCAACGCCATGGCGCAGGATGCGGCCGGGCAGATTATCGACCCCTTCGGCGGGCAGGCCGATTTGGCCGCGGGCATATTGCGCCACGTTTCCCCCGCCTTTGCCGAAGACCCGGTGCGGATTTTGCGCACCGCGCGGTTTGCCGCCTGCTACGGTTTTCAGGTAGCCCCCGAAACCCTGCGCCTGATGGTGGATATGGTGCAAAACGGCGAAGCCGATGCGCTGGTGGCCGAGCGCGTGTGGCAGGAGTTTGCGCGCGGGCTGATGGAAGCGCGGCCGGTGCGCATGATTGACGTGCTGCGCCAATGCGGCGCGCTCGCCGTGCTGCTGCCCGAAGTGGAAGCCCTGTTCGGCGTGCCGCAGCGCGCAGACTACCACCCCGAAATCGACTGCGGCATCCACACCCTGCTCACCCTGCAAAGCGCTGCTGATGCCGGATTGAGCCTGCCCGAACGCTACGCCGCGCTGCTGCACGATTTGGGCAAAGCCGCCACCGCGCCCGAAATCCTGCCCGCACACCACGGCCACGAAGAAGCCGGCGTGCCGCTGGTGCAGGCGGTTAATCAGCGCTGGAAAGTGCCCAAAGCCTGCGCCGACTTGGCCGTGCAAGTGTGCCGCTGGCACGGGCAGCTGCATAAAGCGGCCGAATTGCGCCCGCAAACCGCCGCCAAAATTTTGCAGCAAACCGATGCCTACCGCCGCCCCGAACGCTTCGCCGCCATGCTCAACGTATGCCGCGCCGACGCGCAAGGCCGCCTCGGCTTCGAACACGCCGCCTACCCGCAGCGCGAACACTGGCTCGCCCTGCTCGCCGCCGCGCAGCAAACCGACACCGCCGCCATCGCCGCCGCCCACACCGAGCAACCGCAACGCATCGCCGAAGCCATCGCCACCGACAGGCTAGCGCGGATTAAACCCTTGCAGGAAGCGTATCGGCGGGAGCAGGAGAGGGCTACCTGA
- the lptM gene encoding LPS translocon maturation chaperone LptM: MMMRTLFPALAAALLLSSCGYKGDLYLPKESDRARFAPVQTGLQFSPIAPMPDVQPQPLPFSK; this comes from the coding sequence ATGATGATGCGAACCTTATTCCCCGCCCTCGCCGCTGCACTGCTCCTGAGCTCCTGCGGCTACAAAGGCGACCTCTACCTGCCCAAAGAAAGCGACCGTGCCCGATTCGCCCCCGTGCAAACCGGCCTGCAATTCAGCCCTATCGCGCCGATGCCCGATGTACAGCCGCAACCGCTGCCTTTTAGCAAATAA
- the cyaY gene encoding iron donor protein CyaY produces the protein MMTETEFLRYSDQLFAYIEDQLDQCGADFDCEHNGNVLTIEADNGTQIIVNRHTPNQELWIAAKSGGYHFALRDGEWRSTRDGSGFFAMLNEVLGEAAGETVEIEPL, from the coding sequence ATCATGACCGAGACCGAATTTTTGCGCTATTCCGACCAATTGTTTGCCTACATCGAAGACCAGCTCGACCAGTGCGGCGCCGATTTCGACTGCGAACACAACGGCAATGTGCTCACCATCGAGGCCGATAACGGCACGCAGATTATCGTAAACCGCCACACGCCGAACCAAGAGCTGTGGATTGCCGCCAAAAGCGGCGGCTACCACTTCGCCCTGCGCGACGGCGAATGGCGCTCCACCCGCGACGGCAGCGGTTTTTTCGCCATGCTGAACGAAGTGCTGGGCGAGGCGGCGGGCGAAACGGTGGAGATTGAGCCGCTGTAG
- a CDS encoding class I SAM-dependent methyltransferase yields the protein MSEITAFANRLGKNAKHLIKWARRQNIEAWRLYDRDIPQYPFAIDIYGNHVHLQEYDTGWIMQHAEYEAWLAEVVEAVQFITGFPAEHIHLKQRSRQRGSSQYEKTGRSGEDFIVHENGRAFWVNLDKYLDTGLFLDHRNTRALVGSEAQGKRFLNLFSYTGSFSVYAATDGAVSSETVDLSNTYLDWARRNFELNRINPEQHRIIRADVFQYLQTAAAEGKRFDLIVMDPPSFSNSKKMLDILDIQRDHPRLIREAMQLLEPGGTLYFSNNLRSFELEPAVAERHAVAEISRQSVPEDFRNRKIHRCWTIKHR from the coding sequence ATGAGCGAAATCACCGCCTTTGCCAACCGGCTGGGCAAAAACGCCAAACACCTCATCAAATGGGCGCGCCGGCAAAATATCGAAGCCTGGCGGCTCTACGACCGCGACATCCCGCAATACCCCTTCGCCATCGACATCTACGGCAACCACGTCCACCTGCAGGAATACGACACCGGCTGGATCATGCAGCATGCCGAATACGAAGCCTGGCTGGCCGAAGTGGTGGAAGCCGTGCAATTCATCACCGGCTTTCCCGCCGAACACATCCACCTCAAACAGCGCAGCCGCCAGCGCGGCAGCAGCCAATACGAAAAAACCGGCCGCAGCGGCGAAGATTTTATCGTGCACGAAAACGGCCGCGCCTTCTGGGTAAACCTCGACAAATACCTCGACACCGGCCTCTTTCTCGACCATCGCAACACCCGCGCCCTCGTCGGCAGCGAAGCCCAAGGCAAACGCTTCCTCAACCTCTTCTCCTACACCGGCAGCTTCAGCGTATATGCCGCCACCGACGGCGCTGTTAGCAGCGAAACCGTCGATTTGTCCAACACCTATCTCGATTGGGCGCGGCGCAACTTCGAGCTCAACCGCATCAACCCCGAGCAGCACCGCATCATCCGCGCCGACGTATTCCAATACCTGCAAACCGCCGCCGCCGAAGGCAAACGCTTCGACCTCATCGTGATGGACCCGCCCAGCTTTTCCAACAGCAAAAAAATGCTCGACATCCTCGACATCCAGCGCGACCATCCCCGCCTCATCCGCGAAGCCATGCAGCTGCTCGAACCCGGCGGCACGCTTTATTTTTCCAACAACCTGCGCAGCTTCGAGCTCGAACCCGCCGTGGCCGAACGCCATGCCGTAGCCGAAATCAGCCGCCAATCCGTGCCCGAAGACTTCCGCAACCGCAAAATCCACCGCTGCTGGACAATCAAACACCGCTAA